Genomic DNA from Pseudomonas sp. CCC3.1:
CTTGCTCAATGCTTCAACCAGCGGGTTGCCCGAGGCCATCAAGTGGTGCGCCCCGGCGCCGCCCGGGCCGATGATCAGGATCAGCAGGGCAAAGGTCACGAGCACCAGCATGGCGCCAATCAGGCCGCGCGGCAGGTCGCGCTTAGGGTTTTTGGTCTCTTCGGCTGCCAGCGGCACGCCTTCCACGGCCAGGAAAAACCAGATCGCATACGGGATGGCTGCCCACACGCCGACGTAACCAAACGGCAAGAACGCGCTGGCGCCTTTGGCCTCAGTGACGGGGATGTCCAGCAGGTTGGCGACGCTGAAGTGCGGCACCATCGAGACCAGAAACACGCCCAAGGCAATGGCGGCGACGGCGGTGATGATGAACATCAGCTTGAGTGCTTCACCGACGCCGAAGATGTGGATGCCGATAAAAATGATGTAGAAGGCCAGGTAAATCATCCAGCCGCCGATGCCGAATAACGACTCGCAATACGCGCCGATAAACACGGCGATGGCGGCGGGTGCGATGGCGTATTCAATCAAGATCGCGGTGCCGGTCAGAAACCCGCCCCACGGGCCGAAAGCGCTACGGGCAAAGCCATAGCCGCCGCCTGCGGTGGGAATCATCGAAGACAGTTCGGCCAGCGAAAAGCACATGCACAAGTACATGGTGGCCATCAGCAAGGTGGCGATAAACATCCCGCCCCAGCCGCCTTGGGCCAGGCCGAAGTTCCAGCCGGCGTAGTCGCCGGAAATCACGTACGCCACACCCAGGCCTACCAGCAGGACCCAGCCTGCGGCGCCTTTTTTCAGTTCACGTTGTTGAAAGTAGTCGGAGCCGACCTTTTCAAAGTCGACAGAGGAGGGGGCCGCCGAAGCAGCATTGGGTTCGCTAGGCATGTCAATTCACCTGTTCTTTTATAGTTTGAAAAAATATGACAGGGAGCAAAGCAAGAGCTGGGCCAAAGGCCCGATTGTAGGAGCGAGCTTGCCTCGCGATCTTTTGATCTTTTAAAAGATCGCGAGGCAAGCTCGCTCCTACAGGGGGAGGACGGTTAGAAGAAGCCCAACGGATTGATGTCGTAGCTCACCAGCAGGTTTTTGGTCTGCTGATAGTGGTCGAGCATCATTTTGTGGGTTTCACGGCCGACACCGGACTTTTTGTAGCCACCGAACGCGGCGTGCGCCGGGTACAGGTGGTAGCAGTTGGTCCATACGCGACCGGCCTTGATGGCGCGGCCCATGCGGTAGGCGCGGTTGATGTCGCGGGTCCACAAACCAGCGCCCAGACCGAACTCGGTGTCGTTGGCAATCGCCAGCGCTTCGGCTTCGTCTTTGAAGGTGGTGATGCTGACCACCGGGCCAAAGATTTCTTCCTGGAAGACGCGCATTTTGTTGGTGCCCTTGAGCAGCGTCGGCTGGATGTAATAGCCCGTCGACAGGTCGCCTTCGAGCTTGGCCACCTGGCCGCCGGTCAGCAGCTCGGCGCCTTCGGCCTTGGCGATTTCAAGGTAGGACAGGATCTTGTCGAACTGCTGCTCGGACGCCTGGGCGCCGACCATGGTGTCGGTGTCCAGCGGGTCACCACGTTTGATCGACTCAACCTTTTTCATCACCACTTTCATGAAGTCGTCGTAGATCGACTCTTGAATCAGTGCGCGAGAAGGGCAGGTGCACACTTCGCCCTGGTTGAAGAACGCCAGCACCAAACCTTCGGCGGCCTTTTCAATAAAGGTCGGTTCGGCCTGCATGATGTCGGCGAAGAAGATGTTCGGCGATTTGCCGCCCAGTTCCACGGTCGACGGGATGATGTTTTCGGCAGCACATTTCATGATGTGCGAGCCCACTGGCGTGGAGCCGGTGAAGGCAATTTTGGCGATACGCTTGCTGGTGGCCAGTGCTTCGCCTGCTTCTTTGCCGAAGCCTTGCACCACGTTCAGCACGCCTGGCGGCAGCAGGTCGCCGATCAGTTCCATGAGCACGGTGATGCTCAGCGGGGTTTGCTCGGCTGGTTTGAGCACGATGCAGTTGCCAGCAGCCAGCGCCGGGGCGAGTTTCCAGGCGGCCATCAGCAGCGGGAAGTTCCACGGGATGATCTGCCCGACCACACCCAGCGGCTCGTGGATGTGATAAGCCACAGTATTGCCATCAATCTCAGCCGCGCTGCCTTCTTGCGCGCGGATGCAGCCGGCGTAGTAGCGGAAATGGTCGGCGGCCAGTGGCACATCAGCGTTCAGGGTTTCGCGTACTGCTTTGCCGTTGTCCCAGGTTTCGGTCACAGCCAGCAGTTCGAGGTTTTGTTCGATGCGATCAGCGATTTTCAGCAGTACCAGCGAGCGTGCTTGCACTGAGGTTGCACCCCAGGCATCGGCTGCGGCGTGGGCGGCATCCAGAGCTTTTTCGATGTCTTCGGCAGTTGAGCGAGGGAATTCGGCAATCGGCTTGCCGTTCACAGGCGAGGTATTGGTGAAGTACTGGCCTTTGACGGGTGCCACGAATTCGCCGCCGATGTAGTTACCGTAGCGGCTCTTGAACGAGACGACCGAGCCTTCAGTACCGGGTTGTGCGTAACGCATGGAGTGTCTCCTTGGCTTTATTGTGCTTATGGGAGGACGCGCTGTGGCGCTGCACAAAGCAGGAGCAAAGGCTGGGCCAAATAGCCACACCTCTTGTAAACCGTGGCTTTAGGGTTTTTAGGTGTCGCTTGGAGTGCAGTCGTTGTGACAGTGGTGGTACAGCCCAAGTGACACTTTGTACCAAAAGCGAGACAGTCGATGACCGACGAGTCAGTTCGAGATTGCAATGCGTCGGGCGCAAGAGGATGCTGGGCATTCGGTTTGGACTGGGTCCCGGTTGTCGCAGAGGTTGGTTTTTCTGCGCCTTGGGCCGTCGTGACAGAGCGGAGAACAATAAAAATGCACAGCCCCGATTTAAATCGGCATGCCCGGCAAGTCATCAATGTCATTCAGGGTCGTCCTCAAGGATGTGACCCGTCTATCGTTCGCTCCTGGCAGCGTTGCCTGGAGGACTACCACCTCGACCCCGCGCAGAACATCGCCCCGACGGTGCTTGAGCATGGTCGCATTCTCGAAGGCCGCGAGCGGTTGCAGCAGGTGCTGCAAATTGCCGGGCACGAAATGAACAGCCTGCATCAGCAGCTTTCAGGTGCGGGGCATGCGGTACTGCTGACCGACGCGCGCGGGGTCATCCTGAACTGCATCACGGCGCCCACGGAGCGCAAAATTTTCGAGCACGCGGGGCTGTGGCTCGGCGCCGACTGGAGCGAGGCCCGTGAGGGCACCAACGGCATCGGCACCTGCCTGGTAGAGCGCCAGGCCCTGAGTATTTATCAGGACGAGCATTTTCGTGGCCGCCATACCGGGCTGACCTGCTCAGCCAGCCCGGTGTTCGACCCGCAGGGTGAGTTGCTGGCGGTGCTGGATGTGTCCTCGGCGCGGCATGAGGCCTCGCGCCAGAGCCAGTTTCACACCATGGCGCTGGTCAACCTCGCGGCCAAAACCATTGAAAGCAGTTACTTCCTGCGCCAATACGAACAGCAATGGTTGTTGCGCTTTCATTTGCAGGCCGAGTCGGTGGGACTGTTCAGTGAGGGCATGCTGGCGTTCGACGGCGACGGGGTGATCTGCGCGATCAATCAAAGCGGCATCAACCTGTTGGGGCATGCGCGCGGCAACCTGCTGGGGCAGACAGTCGACAGTGTGTTTGATTGCTCCCGCGATGAGCTTTTCGCCCGCGCCAGTGTGCAAGCAAGCACCCGTTGGCCGTTGCGCACCGTGGATGGACGACGCTTGTTTGCCGCGCTGCGTGGTCAGCCGCGTGCAGCGCCAGTGTTTGTTGCGCCAGCGCCTGAGCCGGTGCGGCCGCCCCTGAGTGGCATCTGCCTGGGGGATGAGGCACTGCAAACCGATTTTCGCCGGGCGCTGCGGGTGTTCGAACGTGACGTACCGCTGTTGATCAATGGCGAAACCGGGTCGGGCAAAGAAGCATTTGCCAAGGCGGTGCATCAAGCCAGCGCCCGTGCTGACAAGCCATTTGTGGCGCTTAACTGCGCCTCGATTCCAGAGAGCCTGATCGAAAGCGAACTGTTCGGTTATCGCGGCGGCAGTTTTACCGGGGCGCGCAAAGAAGGCATGCAGGGCAAGTTGCAGCAGGCCGATGGCGGCACCTTGTTTCTGGATGAAATTGGCGACATGCCGCTGGTGCTGCAAACCCGTCTATTAAGAGTGCTGGAAGACCGCGTGGTGGTACCGATTGGTGGCGAACCGCAGGCGGTTGATGTGCGGATTGTCAGCGCGACCCACCGCAACTTGCAGGAGCGGGTGGCAGACGGCAGCTTCCGTGAAGACTTGTACTACCGGCTCAATGGCCTGGAAGTGGGATTGCCAGCGTTGCGCGATCGCACCGACAAATCGCAGTTGCTGGACTTTTTGCTGGCCCAGGAAGCGGCTGGGCAGCGTCTTTGCATCAGACCTGCGGCGCGTCAGGCGTTGCTGGACTTCCACTGGCCGGGCAACGTGCGGCAACTGCGTAACGTGCTGCGAACCTTGGCTGCACTGTGCGAAGAGCAGGTGATCGAGTTTGACGACTTGCCGGTGGCGATTCGCCAGGTTCCCCTCAAACCTCTGCCGCCTTGCTCCGACAATCCGCTGGAAGACGCCGAAAAGCTGGCCTTGCTGGTGGCGCTGGAACAGCAGCGCTGGCACATGACCCAGACCGCCGCGCAGTTGGGCGTGAGCCGCAACACCCTCTATAGAAAGCTGCGCAAGCATGGGATAGAACGCCAGACGCTATTACACGAAACCTCGTAGCAGTTGCCGAGCCTGCGAGGCTACGTCCGATTGCGCAGCGATCCCGAACGCTCAGTGCAAGGTTTCTCTGACGCACCGCATTGTCCGGCTTGACGGCTGCTGCGCAGCCGGACGTAGCCTCGCAGGCTCGGCAACTGCTACGTTCTGCAGGTGGTTTCAAGCACGTCTGTAAGAAATCATCAGGTGCGAAAAGAAGCCCCCTACGCTACCCTTCGTCGATGATTTACGAGGTCGACTATGCACATTCATATTCTTGGTATTTGCGGCACTTTCATGGGGTCGTTGGCGGTATTGGCCAAAGAACTGGGCCATCACGTTACCGGTTCTGACGCTAACGTCTATCCGCCAATGAGCACCCAGCTGCAAGCTCAAGGCATTGAATTGACCCAGGGTTATGACCCCGCGCAGCTCAATCCTGCTCCGGATCTGGTGGTCATCGGCAACGCGCTGTCGCGTGGCAATCCGGCCGTTGAGTACGTGCTCAATAAAGGCCTGCCTTATGTGTCCGGCCCGCAATGGCTGGCTGATCATGTGCTGCAAGGCCGCTGGGTGCTGGCGGTGGCTGGTACCCATGGCAAAACCACGACCAGCAGCATGCTGGCCTGGGTGCTTGAGCACGCGGGCATGGCGCCGGGTTTCTTGATTGGCGGCGTGCCGCAAAACTTTGCCGTCTCGGCCCGCTTGGGTGATACGCCGTTTTTCGTCGTTGAAGCCGATGAATATGACAGCGCGTTCTTCGACAAGCGCTCAAAATTTGTTCACTACCGCCCTCGCACCGCGATCCTCAATAACCTTGAGTTCGATCACGCAGACATCTTCCCCGATTTGCCAGCGATTGAGCGTCAATTCCATCACTTGGTGCGCACCATTCCGAGTGAAGGGCTGGTGATTCATCCCACCACCGAGCCTGCCCTGCAGCGTGTGATTGAGATGGGCTGCTGGACCCCGGTGCAAACCACCGGCGAAGGCGGACAATGGCAAGCCCGACTATTGAGTGAAGACGGCTCGCGCTTTGAGGTGCTGTTTGAAGGTGCTGTTCAAGGAACGGTCGAGTGGGACATGACCGGTCAGCACAACGTGGCCAACGCCTTGGCCACCTTGGCAGCAGCACGCCATGTGGGTGTGGTGCCGAGCCTGGCGATCGACGGCCTGAGCGCCTTTAAAAGCGTGAAACGGCGCATGGAAAAAGTCGCTGAAGTGCACGGTATTACGATCTACGACGACTTTGCCCACCACCCAACCGCCATTGCGACCACGCTCGACGGGTTGCGCAAACGGATTGGCGATGCGCCGCTGATCGCGGTAATCGAGCCGCGCTCCAACTCCATGAAGCTTGGCGCACACCGCGATGGCTTGCCGCAGAGTGTGGTTCAGGCCGACCACGTGGTGTGGTACGCACCGGCCAACCTGGGGTGGGACTTGGCTGCGACGGTGGCATCAAGCCCCGTGCCGACGCTGGTTTGCGACTCGTTGGAGGCCATCATTGCCGACGTTAAAGCCCAGGCTAAACCCGGTACTCACGTGGTGATCATGAGCAACGGCGGCTTCGGCGGTCTGCATGGCAAATTAGCGGACGCGCTGCAATGAGCGGCCCGGAGCGCATCACCCTGGCCGTGACCGGCGCCTCGGGCATGCAATACGCGTTGCGCCTGCTCGATTGCCTGGTGCGGGAAGACCGCGAAGTTCACTTCCTGATTTCCAAAGCGGCGCAATTGGTCATGGCGACCGAAACCGATGTCATCCTGCCGCCCAAGCCACAAACCATGCAGACCTTTCTGATCGAATACACGGGCGCGGCTGCCGGGCAGATTCGGGTGTATGGCAAGGAAGACTGGATGTCGCCGGTGGCGTCGGGCTCCGGGGCGCCGGCGGCGATGGTCGTGGTGCCATGTTCGACGGGCACGCTGTCGGCGATTGCCTCCGGTGCGTGCAACAACCTGATTGAGCGGGCGGCCGATGTGACGCTTAAAGAGCGTCGTCAGCTGATATTAGTGCCGCGTGAGGCGCCGTACTCCAGCATCCACCTGGAGAACATGCTCAAGCTGTCGAACTTGGGCGCCATCATCTTGCCTGCGTCCCCAGGTTTCTATCACCAGCCGCAGACCATCGATGACCTGGTGGACTTTGTGGTGGCGCGTATTCTGAATCTGCTCAATATCCCGCAAGACATGCTCCCGCGCTGGGGCGAGCACCATGTCGGCGGCGATGAGTAAGTCACTGCTGGCGTTGCTGCTGGGCGTGCAACTCAGTGGCTGCGCCAGTGTCAGTACGCTGGACGCCGCCCAGCCGGGCGCGCCGATTGTCTACTCAGGAACTCGACTGGACTGGTATGCCCTGCAAGGGGGCTGCTGTGCAAAAGATCGCTTTGGCGCTGATGCACCGCGTTACCCGGCTCTGGACCTGCCCGCCAGCGCGTTGCTGGATACCGTGTTATTGCCCTTGTCGGTGTTGACTGTGCTGGGCGTGGGGTTTCAGGCCACGGGTGGGCTTTAACTGTCTTATTAACCAAGACTAAAAGCCCTACGTTGTATTGCGCGTGTATTTAATGGATGAGTTAGTAAGTTGAAAGGAAGTGTGTATCAAGAAATCGTGATTCTTGAAGATTAATGTCCTATTCGGAATTGGCGCTAATTCTAAGTTTGCGAGTCCTACAGTGTGTGGTGTTTAAATTACGCTAGATGAAATATTTGTTGTGAAATTGAAATGTTTTGAACGGTGGGGCGTGAATATCAGGTGTGCAAACTTGATCGATGGCTATTAGCATGGAGGCGTGAAAGTTCTGCGCTTCATTGATTATGTGTTGTCGCTTACTCATCGTTTTGTGACTATCGATCAGGAATAACAAAAATGAAAAAATCGACTTTGTCCAAGAACAACTGTCTGACTGAGCTGGAAGTGTATGGCTTGTCGGCGCCTTACAATTTGGCAGATGGGCATAGCTACTTGTCAGCAACACAGTATTTCAGTTCCGTAGTCACTGCGTTGCCTGAATTGTGGGGGGCTGCTGAGAAAATCCCAGTGCCTGAAATGGAATTATTATTTAAAGAAAAATTTTCTAATTATTTCGGGCTTGAAGGTCTTAAAGGGCACACTTTATTTTCTGTGTGCCCTACGGCGTCGAACAGTATTGATATTGTTGGCGCGTGGGCGCGAGAAATGAATTATACCGTTGGTTTGGTAGAACCTACTTTTGATAACCTGGCGCAATTGCTGAGGCGTCGTGAAGTTAATCTAAAGCCTGTAGCAGAAGCGATATTCAACGATATCGGGTGTTTGCGGGAAGTTCTAGCTAAAGAAAAAATTGATGTGCTGTTCATGGTCAATCCCAACAACCCGACAGGCACGGTCATCAGCGAAGGCATGATGTCGCAAATCATGGACCTTTGCGTTGAGCAGGGCGTGGTCGTGGTGCTCGATACTTCATTCAGGTTCTGCAATAACAACACGGTTGATGAATATCAGATGCTGTTGGAAAAAAAGGCCTCCTTTATCATTCTTGAGGACACTGGGAAGCAGTGGCCGAGTCTAGACACTAAGGTTAGCCTCCTTTCGTACAGTGAAGATATTGCTGCCAATGTCCGTAGCATATATGAAGAACTTTACCTGTGTAGCTCAAATCTATCTCTGCGTATTCTTATTGAATTTATAGAGGCTACGCAGGCCAAAGGTGGAATCTCTTATATTCAGTCACTGGTGAGAGATAATGCCAGGTACGCCTATAAAACGTTATCGACTACGCAGGTTGTGGTTGAATCACCTTCCAGTGACGCAACCATGAGTGTGGTCTGGCTGAATATAGAATCTACGGGGCTTGATGATTTGAGTCTGACGGCTTATTTGGCAACTTATGGGGTTGCGGTGTTGCCGGGTCGTTACTTTTATTGGAACAGCCATCATACAGCAGGACACAACCGGGTGAGAATTGCGGTACTTAAACCGGATCATGTGTTCAAGCAGTCCATCGATCAGTTGAAAAAAGCATTAAATAGTCTGACCGAAAGTCAGGCGCTGAAGGTAGAGGCTTCGCACCAATTGGCGTACGTATGAAGACTGTCTTAGTCACTGGGGACTTTGACATTCCCGAGGGCGCTTTGCCCCCTGATATTAAGCTGATTCACCTGCGCACACTGGTCAATGAACACTCTATTCGTGAGGCATTGCCTTTTGTGCAAGGCTATATCGTCGGGGGACCAGAGTATGTGTCTTCTGAATTGCTCAGCATGGCAACAGAGTTGAAACATCTTGTCGTGATGGGAACCGGTACAGCCAGCTTTGTAGACATAGAAGCTGCGACTCAGCGAGGTATACGTGTCTCAAACACGCCAGGGCTAAACGTTCAGGCCGTCGTAGAGTTTACTTTGGCTATGATGACTGTTTGTACGGCTGGCGTCTTTGAGAGTATTGAGTGCGTTAAAGACGGCAGCCGTTGGCCCCAGACCGTGCGTCCCTCTATCGCAGATCAGAGCATTGGAATCATCGGTATGGGCAATATCGGACAAGCGCTCGCCAAAGAATTCCATATAAAAGGGTGTAGGCAACTGTATTACTGGTCACGGCAAAGAAAATATGCGGCTGAGTTGGAGCTTGGTTTAAATTACACCTCAATTAAGGACATGGTAAAGACAGTTAAATATTTGTTTATTCATATTGCTGGGTGTGATGAAACATATAGGTTGATTGATGC
This window encodes:
- a CDS encoding aldehyde dehydrogenase family protein, with the translated sequence MRYAQPGTEGSVVSFKSRYGNYIGGEFVAPVKGQYFTNTSPVNGKPIAEFPRSTAEDIEKALDAAHAAADAWGATSVQARSLVLLKIADRIEQNLELLAVTETWDNGKAVRETLNADVPLAADHFRYYAGCIRAQEGSAAEIDGNTVAYHIHEPLGVVGQIIPWNFPLLMAAWKLAPALAAGNCIVLKPAEQTPLSITVLMELIGDLLPPGVLNVVQGFGKEAGEALATSKRIAKIAFTGSTPVGSHIMKCAAENIIPSTVELGGKSPNIFFADIMQAEPTFIEKAAEGLVLAFFNQGEVCTCPSRALIQESIYDDFMKVVMKKVESIKRGDPLDTDTMVGAQASEQQFDKILSYLEIAKAEGAELLTGGQVAKLEGDLSTGYYIQPTLLKGTNKMRVFQEEIFGPVVSITTFKDEAEALAIANDTEFGLGAGLWTRDINRAYRMGRAIKAGRVWTNCYHLYPAHAAFGGYKKSGVGRETHKMMLDHYQQTKNLLVSYDINPLGFF
- a CDS encoding sigma-54-dependent Fis family transcriptional regulator, giving the protein MHSPDLNRHARQVINVIQGRPQGCDPSIVRSWQRCLEDYHLDPAQNIAPTVLEHGRILEGRERLQQVLQIAGHEMNSLHQQLSGAGHAVLLTDARGVILNCITAPTERKIFEHAGLWLGADWSEAREGTNGIGTCLVERQALSIYQDEHFRGRHTGLTCSASPVFDPQGELLAVLDVSSARHEASRQSQFHTMALVNLAAKTIESSYFLRQYEQQWLLRFHLQAESVGLFSEGMLAFDGDGVICAINQSGINLLGHARGNLLGQTVDSVFDCSRDELFARASVQASTRWPLRTVDGRRLFAALRGQPRAAPVFVAPAPEPVRPPLSGICLGDEALQTDFRRALRVFERDVPLLINGETGSGKEAFAKAVHQASARADKPFVALNCASIPESLIESELFGYRGGSFTGARKEGMQGKLQQADGGTLFLDEIGDMPLVLQTRLLRVLEDRVVVPIGGEPQAVDVRIVSATHRNLQERVADGSFREDLYYRLNGLEVGLPALRDRTDKSQLLDFLLAQEAAGQRLCIRPAARQALLDFHWPGNVRQLRNVLRTLAALCEEQVIEFDDLPVAIRQVPLKPLPPCSDNPLEDAEKLALLVALEQQRWHMTQTAAQLGVSRNTLYRKLRKHGIERQTLLHETS
- a CDS encoding YceK/YidQ family lipoprotein, which encodes MSKSLLALLLGVQLSGCASVSTLDAAQPGAPIVYSGTRLDWYALQGGCCAKDRFGADAPRYPALDLPASALLDTVLLPLSVLTVLGVGFQATGGL
- the mpl gene encoding UDP-N-acetylmuramate:L-alanyl-gamma-D-glutamyl-meso-diaminopimelate ligase, whose translation is MHIHILGICGTFMGSLAVLAKELGHHVTGSDANVYPPMSTQLQAQGIELTQGYDPAQLNPAPDLVVIGNALSRGNPAVEYVLNKGLPYVSGPQWLADHVLQGRWVLAVAGTHGKTTTSSMLAWVLEHAGMAPGFLIGGVPQNFAVSARLGDTPFFVVEADEYDSAFFDKRSKFVHYRPRTAILNNLEFDHADIFPDLPAIERQFHHLVRTIPSEGLVIHPTTEPALQRVIEMGCWTPVQTTGEGGQWQARLLSEDGSRFEVLFEGAVQGTVEWDMTGQHNVANALATLAAARHVGVVPSLAIDGLSAFKSVKRRMEKVAEVHGITIYDDFAHHPTAIATTLDGLRKRIGDAPLIAVIEPRSNSMKLGAHRDGLPQSVVQADHVVWYAPANLGWDLAATVASSPVPTLVCDSLEAIIADVKAQAKPGTHVVIMSNGGFGGLHGKLADALQ
- the ubiX gene encoding flavin prenyltransferase UbiX, coding for MSGPERITLAVTGASGMQYALRLLDCLVREDREVHFLISKAAQLVMATETDVILPPKPQTMQTFLIEYTGAAAGQIRVYGKEDWMSPVASGSGAPAAMVVVPCSTGTLSAIASGACNNLIERAADVTLKERRQLILVPREAPYSSIHLENMLKLSNLGAIILPASPGFYHQPQTIDDLVDFVVARILNLLNIPQDMLPRWGEHHVGGDE
- a CDS encoding NAD(P)-dependent oxidoreductase; this encodes MKTVLVTGDFDIPEGALPPDIKLIHLRTLVNEHSIREALPFVQGYIVGGPEYVSSELLSMATELKHLVVMGTGTASFVDIEAATQRGIRVSNTPGLNVQAVVEFTLAMMTVCTAGVFESIECVKDGSRWPQTVRPSIADQSIGIIGMGNIGQALAKEFHIKGCRQLYYWSRQRKYAAELELGLNYTSIKDMVKTVKYLFIHIAGCDETYRLIDADVLDKSKSDLSIFNMSSPKIICSVALRKYLINNPEAFCFIDGYYNEWISNAGVLGDPYKLLELPFGSLVATSHLSALRKDALKNILISAIATLNVCFDAGSESKRL
- the eat gene encoding ethanolamine permease, with the protein product MPSEPNAASAAPSSVDFEKVGSDYFQQRELKKGAAGWVLLVGLGVAYVISGDYAGWNFGLAQGGWGGMFIATLLMATMYLCMCFSLAELSSMIPTAGGGYGFARSAFGPWGGFLTGTAILIEYAIAPAAIAVFIGAYCESLFGIGGWMIYLAFYIIFIGIHIFGVGEALKLMFIITAVAAIALGVFLVSMVPHFSVANLLDIPVTEAKGASAFLPFGYVGVWAAIPYAIWFFLAVEGVPLAAEETKNPKRDLPRGLIGAMLVLVTFALLILIIGPGGAGAHHLMASGNPLVEALSKSYGGSTWMGSFVNLVGLAGLIASFFSIIYAYSRQIFALSRAGYLPRKLSETNKSKAPVLALIIPGIIGFGLSLTGQGDLLILVAVFGATISYVLMMAAHITLRIRRPKMERPYRTPGGIVTSGTALVLACVAVVAGFLVDPRVVIGAAVIYGVLIAYFAFYSRHHLVAGTPEEEFAAIQQAEQSLH
- a CDS encoding pyridoxal phosphate-dependent aminotransferase, which gives rise to MKKSTLSKNNCLTELEVYGLSAPYNLADGHSYLSATQYFSSVVTALPELWGAAEKIPVPEMELLFKEKFSNYFGLEGLKGHTLFSVCPTASNSIDIVGAWAREMNYTVGLVEPTFDNLAQLLRRREVNLKPVAEAIFNDIGCLREVLAKEKIDVLFMVNPNNPTGTVISEGMMSQIMDLCVEQGVVVVLDTSFRFCNNNTVDEYQMLLEKKASFIILEDTGKQWPSLDTKVSLLSYSEDIAANVRSIYEELYLCSSNLSLRILIEFIEATQAKGGISYIQSLVRDNARYAYKTLSTTQVVVESPSSDATMSVVWLNIESTGLDDLSLTAYLATYGVAVLPGRYFYWNSHHTAGHNRVRIAVLKPDHVFKQSIDQLKKALNSLTESQALKVEASHQLAYV